A genomic region of Anas platyrhynchos isolate ZD024472 breed Pekin duck chromosome 9, IASCAAS_PekinDuck_T2T, whole genome shotgun sequence contains the following coding sequences:
- the LOC140003193 gene encoding PHD finger protein 7-like, whose protein sequence is MEVVEDSLSYTTMVCPSCKHAWFHRGCIQVGGPSLCQPAGTPCARSGVLLTRGVSLPQGQALRAGLRHFACPHCRDRERFVPEMLQMGIRVPNKKPAWEQDEEEEPALPQLYGRCDARQCLYRGGREQWQEEGPWQLLLCSSCAASGTHRRCSGLGDTTQQWECAGCAGPGTGTGKGHGVLRLGAAEPSVPSAGQAGWADPLTFLPPLAAPSSSPSPPERRAGRGRVLPQRHSPYSRPQP, encoded by the exons atggaggtggtggaggacagCCTCTCCTACACCACCATGGTGTGCCCCTCCTGCAAGCACGCCTGGTTCCACCGGGGCTGCATCCAGGTAGGAGgcccttccctctgccagcCCGCAGGGACACCATGCGCCCGCAGCGGCGTCCTGCTCACACGGGGAGTCTCTCTTCCACAGGGACAGGCGCTTCGGGCGGGCCTCAGGCACTTTGCGTGTCCTCACTGCCGGGACCGGGAGCGCTTCGTCCCTGAGATGCTGCAGATGGGAATCCGCGTGCCCAACAA AAAGCCGGCTTGGGAGCaagacgaggaggaggagccggcactgccacagctgtaTGGCCGCTGCGATGCCAGGCAGTGCCTGTACAGGGGAGGCCGCGAGCAGTGGCAAGAGGAAGG gccctggcagctgctgctctgctcctcctgtgcCGCCAGCGGGACCCACCGCCGATGCTCcggccttggggacaccacaCAGCAGTGGGAGTGCGCTGGCTGCGCTGGCCCGGGCACTGGCACTGGTAAGGGGCACGGCGTGCTCAGGCTCGGGGCGGCAGAGCCCTCCGTGCCCTCTGCAGGCCAGGCAGGGTGGGCAGATCCGCTGACCTTCCTGCCTCCCcttgcagctcccagctcctcaccCTCACCACCGGAGAGGAGAGCCGGCcgtggcagggtgctgccccAGCGCCACAGCCCCTACAGCCGGCCACAGCCCTGA